The following proteins come from a genomic window of Nocardiopsis sp. YSL2:
- a CDS encoding ATP/GTP-binding protein, translating into MNEPAGSTHTVHAPTELSTKIIVAGGFGVGKTTFVGTVSEIPPVRTEAAVTAASAGVDDLSHTPDKTSTTVAMDFGRISLETDLTLFLFGTPGQQRFWFMWDDLVRGALGAVILADVRRLEDTFQALDYFERQYRLPFVVAINQFDREHAYGADELRDALDLAPEVPVVYCDARDKQSVVGVLVTLVKHGMAMEARQRSRGQLVR; encoded by the coding sequence GTGAATGAGCCAGCAGGTAGTACGCACACCGTCCACGCCCCCACCGAACTGTCGACCAAGATCATCGTCGCCGGTGGCTTCGGGGTCGGGAAGACCACCTTCGTCGGAACCGTCTCCGAGATCCCCCCGGTGCGTACGGAGGCGGCCGTGACCGCGGCCAGCGCCGGCGTCGACGACCTCTCCCACACCCCCGACAAGACCAGCACCACGGTCGCCATGGACTTCGGGCGGATCTCGCTGGAGACCGACCTGACCCTCTTCCTGTTCGGAACCCCGGGCCAGCAGCGCTTCTGGTTCATGTGGGACGACCTCGTACGGGGTGCGCTCGGGGCCGTCATCCTGGCGGACGTGCGGCGGCTGGAGGACACCTTCCAGGCCCTGGACTACTTCGAGCGCCAGTACCGCCTGCCCTTCGTGGTCGCCATCAACCAGTTCGACCGCGAGCACGCCTACGGCGCCGACGAACTCCGTGACGCGCTCGACCTGGCCCCCGAGGTGCCGGTCGTCTACTGCGACGCCCGCGACAAGCAGTCGGTGGTCGGGGTGCTGGTCACCCTCGTCAAGCACGGCATGGCGATGGAGGCCAGGCAGCGCTCGCGGGGCCAACTCGTCCGGTGA
- a CDS encoding tetratricopeptide repeat protein, which translates to MSHPRHNLPLSAGEFIRFVGRERDIVDLGRLLGTARLVTLTGTGGIGKTRLALHLAERVLRRFPDGARFVDLSEASTHEQALRAVAVSLQAVEDDARTMTDAIITSLRTQNLLLFLDTCEHAVGPMAELCQAILRDCPRVRILATSRQPLHVPEESIWRVPPLSLPSRPTPTDPYADDPAPIPRRDTQRYESVRLFVTRAHAARAGFEMTRENSGYVAEICRMLDGMPLAIELAAARVRVLSVQQILRRLDDRFQLLTSDGSGDLPPRQRTLRAVLEWSHGLLTEPERLLLHRLSVFTTWNLEAAEEVCSGEGVASADILPLHFSLLDKSLIVIDAEIDGTAHYRLTETVRAYAAENLAAQGQEEHERWSRYLRFCVAQLETAAKRSLTPLEWSERLSLLRLLDHHRENYGRVVDWALGAGRVAEALRVCLALRPYWMVRDLASEGSRLLGRVLATAPDDQPPSLRTRALALQAELRLDIDTAPTTTTLALSALEAARACREAGAAASALATLASLSLRTGAADEARAHAERAQEWIADVHDPISEGNVRGVLAQLARRAGRTDEAVAYLERSMAMGEELGDRWGSARCLHALGSIAAEQRDFARARALCAEALSIFEELNAAPATARCARALGRLHLAEGDVLAAREPLATCLRVSFTSGQRIAVARALEALAELALAEEEAERAAALTGVASDLRTSLDRPSGETVRLRSAVERRVGSARAAEAWNAWRSLPLEQVRDRALAFPQVVTEESPYGALTPREREIAELAEHGLSNREIAERLTISQATAARHIANIFRKLSISSRTQLTGWSASSDPG; encoded by the coding sequence ATGTCTCATCCTCGCCACAACCTGCCCCTGTCCGCCGGCGAGTTCATCCGGTTCGTCGGACGCGAGCGCGACATCGTCGACCTCGGCCGTCTGCTCGGCACCGCCAGACTTGTCACCCTGACGGGCACCGGCGGCATCGGCAAGACCCGACTCGCCCTCCACCTGGCCGAGCGCGTGCTCCGCCGGTTCCCCGACGGTGCGCGTTTCGTCGACCTCAGTGAAGCCTCCACGCACGAGCAGGCGCTGCGGGCCGTCGCCGTGAGCCTCCAGGCGGTCGAGGACGACGCCCGGACGATGACGGACGCCATCATCACGTCCCTGCGCACGCAGAACCTCCTGCTGTTCCTGGACACCTGCGAGCACGCCGTCGGGCCGATGGCCGAACTCTGCCAGGCGATCCTGCGCGACTGCCCCCGCGTGCGGATCCTGGCGACCAGCCGCCAACCGCTGCACGTGCCCGAGGAGAGCATCTGGCGGGTGCCGCCGCTCTCCCTGCCCTCGCGCCCCACACCCACCGACCCCTACGCCGACGACCCGGCCCCCATCCCCCGGCGGGACACCCAGCGCTATGAGTCGGTGCGGCTCTTCGTCACCCGGGCGCACGCGGCCCGCGCCGGCTTCGAGATGACCCGTGAGAACTCCGGCTACGTCGCGGAGATCTGCCGGATGCTGGACGGCATGCCGCTGGCCATCGAACTGGCCGCGGCGCGCGTGCGCGTGCTCAGCGTCCAGCAGATCCTGCGCCGCCTGGACGACCGTTTCCAGCTGCTCACCAGCGACGGCTCCGGCGACCTGCCGCCCCGCCAGCGCACCCTGCGCGCGGTCCTGGAGTGGAGCCACGGCCTGCTCACCGAGCCCGAGCGGCTGCTGCTGCACCGGTTGTCGGTGTTCACCACCTGGAACCTGGAGGCCGCCGAGGAGGTGTGCTCGGGCGAGGGGGTGGCCTCCGCCGACATCCTTCCCCTGCACTTCTCCCTCCTGGACAAGTCGCTGATCGTCATCGACGCCGAGATCGACGGGACGGCGCACTACCGCCTGACCGAGACGGTGCGCGCCTACGCGGCCGAGAACCTGGCCGCCCAGGGCCAGGAGGAGCACGAGCGCTGGTCGCGCTACCTCCGGTTCTGCGTCGCGCAACTGGAGACCGCCGCCAAACGCTCGCTGACGCCGTTGGAGTGGTCGGAGCGCCTGTCGCTGCTGCGGCTGCTCGACCACCACCGCGAGAACTACGGCCGGGTGGTCGACTGGGCGCTGGGCGCCGGCCGCGTGGCCGAGGCGCTGCGGGTGTGCCTGGCGCTGCGCCCCTACTGGATGGTGCGGGACCTGGCGTCCGAGGGCAGCCGCCTCCTGGGCCGGGTCCTGGCCACCGCTCCCGACGACCAGCCCCCGAGCCTGCGCACGCGCGCCCTGGCGCTCCAGGCCGAGCTGCGCCTGGACATCGACACCGCGCCCACCACCACGACGCTGGCCCTGAGCGCGCTGGAGGCGGCCCGGGCCTGCCGTGAGGCGGGGGCCGCCGCCTCCGCGCTGGCCACTCTGGCGTCGCTGTCCCTGCGCACGGGAGCGGCCGACGAGGCCCGGGCCCACGCCGAGCGGGCGCAGGAGTGGATCGCCGACGTCCACGACCCCATCTCCGAGGGGAACGTGCGCGGCGTGCTCGCCCAGCTCGCGCGCCGGGCGGGGCGGACGGACGAGGCCGTCGCGTACCTGGAGCGCAGCATGGCGATGGGCGAGGAGCTCGGTGACCGCTGGGGCTCGGCGCGCTGCCTGCACGCCCTGGGCTCGATCGCCGCCGAGCAGCGCGACTTCGCCCGGGCGCGTGCGCTGTGCGCCGAGGCGCTGTCGATCTTCGAGGAGCTGAACGCCGCGCCGGCCACGGCCCGCTGCGCTCGGGCCCTGGGGCGTCTGCACCTGGCCGAGGGAGACGTCCTGGCGGCGCGTGAACCGCTCGCGACCTGTCTGCGGGTGAGCTTCACGTCCGGGCAGCGGATCGCGGTCGCACGGGCCCTGGAGGCGCTGGCGGAGCTGGCGCTGGCCGAGGAGGAGGCCGAGCGCGCCGCCGCGCTCACGGGCGTGGCCTCGGACCTGCGGACGTCGCTGGACCGCCCGTCCGGCGAGACGGTCCGGCTCAGGTCGGCGGTGGAGCGCAGGGTGGGATCGGCCCGCGCGGCCGAGGCCTGGAACGCCTGGCGCTCGCTGCCGCTGGAGCAGGTCCGCGACCGCGCGCTGGCGTTCCCGCAGGTGGTCACCGAGGAGTCACCCTACGGAGCCCTGACGCCCCGGGAACGCGAGATCGCCGAGCTGGCCGAACACGGCCTGTCCAACCGTGAGATCGCCGAACGGCTGACGATCAGCCAGGCGACCGCAGCCCGACATATCGCGAACATCTTCAGAAAACTCTCCATTTCCTCAAGGACACAGTTGACCGGCTGGAGTGCCTCCAGTGACCCTGGCTGA
- the hisS gene encoding histidine--tRNA ligase has protein sequence MSEQRVVRPTPISGFPEWTPQVRAVEQRWLDHIRAGFESFGFASVETPSVESLDVLMAKGETSQEVYTLHRLQADAKDDSDARLGLHFDLTVPFARYVAQHFNELTFPFKRYQTQRVWRGERPQEGRFREFTQCDIDVINVDSVPLHFDAELPRIVHQVLSGLDLPAWTLNVNNRKVLQGFYEGLGVKDPVAVIRAVDKLHKIGDEGVREILHGDGLTGEQADACLALARIRGADVAERVAALGVTSELLTEGLDELTFVLDELADLPEGSVVADLSIARGLDYYTGTVYEASFDDDPGYGSICAGGRYENLAGQFIRRRLPGVGISIGLTRIFAKLVAEGRIEEGRVCPTDVMVVVPGAERRAEALRTGALLRERGFNTEVFHSTAKVGKQIQYAAKKGIPFVWFPPFEDGGAHEVKEMGSGEQAPADPTDWRPAAG, from the coding sequence ATGTCCGAGCAGCGCGTCGTCCGCCCCACCCCCATCAGCGGTTTTCCCGAGTGGACCCCTCAGGTCCGGGCTGTGGAGCAGCGGTGGCTGGACCATATCCGCGCCGGGTTCGAGTCCTTCGGCTTCGCGTCGGTGGAGACCCCCTCCGTCGAGAGCCTGGACGTGCTGATGGCCAAGGGCGAGACCTCCCAGGAGGTCTACACCCTGCACCGCCTCCAGGCCGACGCCAAGGACGACTCCGACGCCAGGCTCGGGCTGCACTTCGACCTCACCGTGCCCTTCGCCCGGTACGTCGCCCAGCACTTCAACGAGCTGACCTTCCCGTTCAAGCGCTACCAGACGCAGCGCGTGTGGCGCGGCGAGCGCCCCCAGGAGGGGCGCTTCCGCGAGTTCACCCAGTGCGACATCGACGTGATCAACGTCGACTCCGTCCCGCTGCACTTCGACGCCGAGCTGCCGAGGATCGTCCACCAGGTCCTGAGCGGCCTGGACCTGCCCGCCTGGACGCTCAACGTCAACAACCGCAAGGTGCTGCAGGGCTTCTACGAGGGCCTGGGCGTCAAGGACCCGGTGGCCGTCATCCGGGCCGTGGACAAGCTCCACAAGATCGGCGACGAGGGCGTCCGCGAGATCCTGCACGGGGACGGGCTCACCGGGGAGCAGGCCGACGCCTGCCTGGCGCTGGCCCGGATCCGCGGCGCCGACGTGGCCGAGCGGGTCGCCGCGCTCGGTGTCACCTCGGAGCTGCTCACCGAGGGCCTGGACGAACTCACCTTCGTCCTGGACGAGCTCGCGGACCTGCCCGAGGGCAGCGTGGTGGCCGACCTGTCCATCGCGCGCGGCCTCGACTACTACACCGGCACCGTGTACGAGGCGTCCTTCGACGACGACCCCGGCTACGGCAGCATCTGCGCCGGGGGCCGTTACGAGAACCTGGCCGGACAGTTCATCCGGCGCCGCCTGCCGGGCGTGGGCATCTCCATCGGCCTCACCCGGATCTTCGCCAAGCTGGTGGCCGAGGGACGCATCGAGGAGGGGCGGGTCTGCCCGACCGACGTCATGGTCGTGGTGCCGGGCGCCGAACGGCGCGCGGAGGCGCTGCGCACCGGCGCGCTCCTGCGCGAGCGGGGGTTCAACACCGAGGTGTTCCACTCCACCGCCAAGGTCGGCAAGCAGATCCAGTACGCCGCCAAGAAGGGCATCCCCTTCGTCTGGTTCCCGCCGTTCGAGGACGGCGGCGCGCACGAGGTCAAGGAGATGGGCTCGGGCGAACAGGCCCCCGCCGACCCCACGGACTGGCGGCCCGCCGCAGGATAA